The proteins below are encoded in one region of Neodiprion virginianus isolate iyNeoVirg1 chromosome 7, iyNeoVirg1.1, whole genome shotgun sequence:
- the LOC124308928 gene encoding ankyrin repeat domain-containing protein 35: MDTKTPPITQKQNSTSQQHLDRTKFKTPPVRHVQISLPPLTPPPNRRQRLKTPNSPWARGSAGPGIYAADGGNNNYHTNRQSERPYRVLHLGATPLMHACQQADRSRVLHLLKEQRDTIGYRDRTLRNALHYCMDAGTGGAVASAAPELVNAPDAEGHTPLHLAVIAGDAQLVAVLLANGADVNAKDSEGHSVLHWATVCGEVECVRLVLAAGARPSTPDMRGGSPLHYAAQCCGAAAPSELSVPKKIGLKVLQSLLDYGANHNAKDEDGRQPILWAASAGSVDALLALARAGGSAAAGASDKDGLTALHCAASRGHAGCVEALVNLCGSQPDHVDDNGCSALHYAATLGHADATALLLRLGADPNRQDRKGRTPALCAAAKGQLETLKLLAQHGGSLYARTVRGSGVAHESAASGRVELIKWLAKKRPGILDVATHDGRTPLHIAALHGHVDACKVLLDNGARVNAILRTSKGGQMTALDAALYRGHRDCAKLIQMHGGTTAQHVKTRKIGGTIHCKELAAQLRARKRDGETSSDDEEVDDRDVSPRIRRRRRRRGSREPDCDVSEQREEDRGGSRSYSDQEEPRSTSRRAVRSRRRRARSESCGRGRGSRKRNAKQKSGGRNHEYDGSSSTHSGEATEFGSDEDTESDGSVVSEDSLEVVIVKKSVEKTSERVEVSGRKPKRTSGGEKSSVIRSTRSKTRRKTVRKKPKEQNDAEGNGRPENLKKSEPEAPKPVKTPTNNDAEERRCGRKMQYQIEAGDSTSQEAIERVTVTVMVHKDHLSDTPKTTSIESSSRNGDTEKSSKDHQSAAVKEKEEVDRAESDNVKQEDEKEEVEEEEQAEKKEIQEQRSESEPKKKTRPRSARPGSSRGKRVTSARTRMDHILEKADEMQSALVQKAADLKKGIEEMREQITGEKTGDDRGAQESSSSEEKVAGKNGQEESDGVVTQKVTGTLEGTESDLAGSEKNVAEESKTADSNGSKIEHGSSGDASEHEKISVGLEAKKSISFEESSNEKESEDLVTDQKRSADDQPTRSGKSSSRSSIRSKSRPGTAVDKSAGSPDSKSDSKSVSKPGSRMSKSRSGDSRKSDSVKSVDDVESSNAAVKERQETVTERLGEIKAKSSDPDDNESSKTGKELVEHDGKFVEEVNDVESESRVIVEESSSSPQANAESQKSRSRPSTAKQRGKSSGKGGILRRVDSSDESSPARTAAIVAVIESPEWPEDEEDEEEEEEEEEEAIDNEIREAIGEYPEPETDLDDNSVGVMRVLPSTSDEETPRTLGQSRTSGIDSLPQVAPRPRARMLRVRSPGKKEDRARHRRDSGGRDSGIEPSPRISKIPRRTSRCYPNTEKQQALNMETVTRDVQISLRRYHLERKIFFQLMELKRLQIRNGRANEQVLVKRQVEAFHRAGTSGPTLGVAKYDQPLTFRHFEAFLYEQLRRLQRRPATPDWCTGAKQCTQKTHRCHHATSAYTSLPVYTYLGVGDRSGNLLPSIEGRGGRGQMTVEVTHGENKQVIALPAERLDRGKRYFVTFTVRGDAQDREKSINKNSQQLSAAAAASQRNAKSV; encoded by the exons ATGGACACTAAGACACCGCCGATAACGCAAAAGCAGAACAGCACAAGTCAGCAACACCTCGATAGAACGAAATTCAAGACACCCCCGGTCCGGCACGTACAAATATCACTTCCCCCGTTGACACCGCCACCGAATCGTCGACAGAGATTGAAGACCCCGAATTCACCCTGGGCCCGCGGCTCGGCTGGACCCGGAATATACGCCGCCGACGGGGGGAACAATAATTATCACACTAATCGTCAGTCGGAAAGACCTTACAG AGTTCTCCACCTGGGGGCAACGCCGCTGATGCACGCGTGCCAACAAGCGGACCGATCGCGGGTTCTGCACCTCCTCAAGGAGCAAAGGGACACGATAGGGTACAGGGACCGAACGTTGAGGAACGCCCTTCACTACTGCATGGACGCGGGTACGGGAGGCGCGGTGGCGTCGGCGGCACCTGAATTGGTGAACGCGCCGGACGCCGAAGGACACACGCCTCTCCACCTGGCCGTCATCGCCGGCGACGCCCAGCTCGTCGCTGTCCTTTTGGCCAACGGGGCCGACGTAAATGCCAAGGACTCCGAAGGGCACAGCGTTCTCCACTGGGCGACCG TATGCGGGGAGGTGGAATGCGTCCGGCTGGTTTTGGCCGCGGGTGCGCGTCCGTCAACGCCGGACATGCGGGGAGGATCGCCTCTTCACTACGCGGCGCAATGCTGCGGAGCTGCGGCTCCGTCGGAGCTTTCAGTGCCGAAAAAGATCGGTCTCAAGGTGCTGCAGTCTCTACTTGACTACGGAGCAAACCATAACGCGAAGGACGAAGACGGCCGTCAGCCAATTCTATGGGCTGCCAGCGCTGGAAGCGTCGACGCCCTTCTCGCTCTCGCAAG GGCGGGAGGATCCGCGGCTGCCGGCGCCTCGGACAAAGATGGTCTGACCGCTCTTCACTGCGCGGCGTCCCGAGGACACGCCGGATGCGTCGAAGCCCTGGTGAACCTGTGCGGTTCGCAGCCGGATCACGTCGACGATAACGGATGCTCGGCGCTTCATTACGCCGCTACTTTGGGCCACGCGGACGCCACAGCGCTTCTTCTCCGACTCGGCGCCGACCCGAACAGACAAGATCGAAAGGGAAGAAC ACCAGCACTGTGCGCGGCAGCAAAGGGTCAGCTCGAGACGCTGAAGCTGTTGGCACAACACGGAGGGTCCTTGTACGCGAGGACGGTGCGAGGCAGCGGAGTTGCCCACGAGTCGGCGGCTTCGGGTAGAGTGGAATTGATAAAGTGGCTGGCCAAGAAGCGTCCGGGAATACTCGACGTAGCTACGCACGATGGTCGAACGCCTCTCCACATCGCGGCGCTCCACGGTCACGTCGACGCGTGCAAGGTCCTTCTGGACAACGGAGCCCGGGTTAACGCGATCCTAAGGACCTCGAAGGGCGGGCAAATGACGGCCCTTGACGCCGCTCTTTACCGAGGTCACAGGGACTGCGCAAAGCTGATACAAATGCACGGTGGAACGACGGCGCAGCATGTCAAAACCCGGAAGATCGGAGGCACGATACACTGCAAGG AATTGGCGGCTCAGCTGCGGGCGCGAAAACGTGATGGAGAAACAAGCTCGGATGACGAAGAGGTGGACGACAGGGACGTATCACCGAGGATCAGGCGACGTCGGCGACGCCGAGGTTCCCGAGAGCCAGATTGTGACGTCTCTGAACAACGCGAGGAGGACCGAGGCGGAAGTCGGAGCTACAGCGACCAGGAGGAGCCCAGGTCAACGTCGAGGAGGGCCGTGAGGAGTCGGCGCCGTCGGGCGCGCAGCGAAAGCTGCGGAAGAGGCCGGGGATCGCGGAAAAGAAACGCGAAGCAAAAGTCCGGCGGGCGGAACCACGAGTACGACGGCTCCTCGAGCACGCATTCGGGGGAAGCGACGGAGTTCGGATCCGACGAGGATACGGAGAGCGACGGGAGCGTCGTGAGCGAGGACAGTCTCGAGGTGGTGATCGTAAAGAAATCTGTCGAGAAAACCTCGGAGAGGGTCGAAGTGTCGGGCAGGAAACCGAAGCGGACTTCCGGGGGTGAAAAGAGCTCCGTGATCAGGTCGACGAGGTCGAAAACGCGACGTAAAACCGTGAGGAAGAAGCCAAAGGAGCAGAACGATGCCGAGGGAAATGGGAGGCCCGAAAACCTCAAGAAAAGCGAGCCTGAAGCACCGAAACCCGTGAAAACACCGACGAATAACGACGCCGAGGAACGTAGGTGCGGAAGGAAAATGCAGTACCAAATTGAGGCTGGTGACAGCACGAGCCAAGAAGCCATCGAACGCGTTACCGTCACGGTCATGGTGCACAAGGATCATCTCTCGGACACGCCCAAGACTACGTCGATTGAGAGCTCGTCGAGAAACGGAGATACG GAAAAGTCGAGTAAGGATCATCAATCTGCGgcggtaaaagaaaaagaggaagtGGATCGTGCGGAAAGTGATAACGTAAAACAAGAAGATGAAAAGGAAGAAGTAGAGGAAGAAGAACAGGCGGAAAAGAAAGAGATTCAAGAACAACGTTCCGAAAGTgagccgaaaaaaaaaactaggcCTCGATCGGCTCGGCCGGGTTCGAGCAGAGGGAAACGCGTGACGTCGGCGAGAACGCGGATGGATCACATACTGGAAAAGGCTGACGAGATGCAGAGCGCGCTGGTGCAGAAAGCGGCCGATCTGAAGAAGGGAATCGAGGAAATGCGGGAACAGATAACAGGAGAAAAAACCGGGGACGATCGTGGAGCCCAGGAATCAAGTTCGAGTGAAGAGAAGGTGGCGGGAAAAAACGGTCAGGAAGAATCCGACGGTGTCGTGACGCAGAAAGTTACGGGGACACTAGAGGGAACTGAATCAGACCTTGCAGGGTCCGAGAAGAACGTTGCCGAAGAGTCGAAAACCGCCGATTCGAATGGTTCGAAAATCGAACACGGATCATCCGGCGATGCTTCGGAGCACGAAAAGATCTCGGTTGGTTTGGAAGCGAAGAAGTCGATTTCTTTTGAGGAATCtagtaatgagaaagaatccGAGGATCTGGTTACAGACCAAAAACGATCCGCCGATGATCAGCCTACTCGAAGTGGTAAATCGTCGTCGAGGTCGTCGATCCGGTCGAAAAGTCGACCAGGTACAGCGGTGGACAAATCCGCAGGATCGCCGGACAGCAAGTCGGATTCGAAGTCTGTTTCGAAGCCTGGCAGCAGAATGAGCAAATCAAGATCTGGGGATAGCCGGAAATCGGATTCCGTGAAATCAGTGGACGACGTCGAGTCGTCGAATGCTGCCGTTAAGGAGCGTCAAGAAACGGTGACAG AACGATTGGGCGAAATCAAAGCGAAATCATCAGATCCCGATGATAACGAGTCATCGAAGACTGGAAAAGAGCTTGTTGAACACGATGGGAAGTTCGTGGAAGAGGTTAACGATGTCGAGTCCGAGTCTCGGGTTATCGTCGAAGAGAGTTCGTCATCGCCACAGGCAAACGCTGAGTCGCAAAAATCCCGGTCTCGACCATCGACGGCAAAACAACGTGGAAAGTCGTCCGGTAAAGGAGGAATTCTACGCCGGGTCGATAGCTCGGACGAATCGTCACCGGCTCGTACCGCGGCAATCGTTGCCGTGATAGAGAGCCCCGAGTGGCcagaggacgaggaagacgaagaggaagaagaagaggaagaggaagaggcgATCGACAACGAGATACGAGAAGCGATTGGCGAGTATCCGGAACCCGAGACTGACCTCGACGACAACAGCGTCGGGGTGATGAGGGTCTTGCCGAGCACAAGCGACGAGGAAACCCCTCGAACATTGGGCCAATCGCGAACATCCGGCATCGACTCGCTGCCACAG GTTGCGCCCAGGCCGCGAGCCCGAATGCTGAGAGTTCGTAGTCCGGGAAAGAAAGAGGATAGAGCTCGTCATCGTCGGGACAGCGGGGGTCGAGACAGCGGTATCGAGCCGAGTCCGCGGATATCGAAGATACCTCGAAGAACGTCGCGATGCTACCCGAACACCGAGAAGCAGCAGGCGCTGAACATGGAGACGGTGACGAGGGACGTTCAGATAAGTTTGCGCCGTTATCACCTCGAGAGGAAAATATTCTTCCAGTTAATGGAGCTCAAGAGACTTCAGATAAGAAACGGAAGAGCGAACGAACAGGTTCTGGTCAAGCGTCAG GTCGAGGCTTTCCACAGGGCCGGAACATCCGGGCCTACGTTGGGGGTGGCCAAATACGATCAGCCGTTGACCTTCAG GCACTTCGAGGCTTTCCTCTACGAGCAGTTGAGGCGTCTTCAACGACGTCCGGCGACTCCGGACTGGTGCACGGGCGCCAAGCAATGTACCCAGAAAACCCACCGTTGTCACCACGCCACAAGTGCCTACACTTCGCTTCCGGTCTACACATATC TGGGGGTTGGAGATCGGAGTGGAAATCTACTTCCGAGTATCGAGGGACGAGGAGGACGGGGCCAAATGACG GTCGAAGTCACCCACGGTGAGAATAAGCAGGTAATCGCGCTTCCAGCGGAAAGATTAGATCGAGGCAAACGGTACTTCGTCACGTTTACAGTACGGGGCGACGCTCAGGACAGAGAAAAGTCtatcaataaaaattcccaACAGCTTAGCGCCGCAGCTGCAGCGTCCCAGAGGAACGCGAAAAGCGTTTAA
- the LOC124308929 gene encoding protein YIF1B-B isoform X2 yields the protein MLLIIKSKRKPKRMLDPSVGLSSPAVASPTLPMAQSPYMYNQQQIPSSNGPQPDYGFNVAEQPPPPYGFTAAPSHQQTYNPNEMRQESFPGPQYATQLLAEPIVTNMAVQYGSALVGSGKQQLEKYVPVTALKYYFAVDTDYVISKLVLLFFPFTHSDWSIKYEQDSPLQPRYERNAPDMYIPTMAYLTYIVVAGLALGTQERFTPEQLGILASSALAWGIMELLVHTITLYVMNMDTSLKTLDLLAYCGYKYVGINFALLVSLPFQRFGYYVVLAYFSVSLAFFLVRSLKLRVIPEGHSSYSASGNKRRLYFILFVATIQPVLMWWLSSHLVASAIA from the exons ATGTTATTAATCATCAAATCAAAAA GAAAACCGAAACGAATGCTTGACCCGTCGGTCGGTCTTTCTTCGCCAGCAGTCGCTAGCCCGACCCTACCAATGGCGCAAAGTCCTTACATGTACAACCAGCAGCAG ATCCCATCGAGCAACGGACCGCAGCCAGACTATGGTTTTAACGTAGCCGAGCAGCCTCCACCGCCCTATGGATTTACCGCAGCTCCGTCGCATCAGCAGACGTATAACCCCAATGAAATGCGTCAGGAGAGTTTTCCTGGTCCTCAATACGCCACACAGCTACTAGCCGAGCCTATCGTCACCAACATGGCTGTTCAGTACGGTTCTGCCTTGGTTGGTTCAGGGAAACAGCAGCTGGAAAAATACGTCCCTGTTACCGCGTTGAAGTACTATTTCGCCGTCGACACAGACTatgttatttcaaaattggTTCTTCTCTTCTTCCCTTTCACACACTCG GATTGGTCGATTAAGTATGAGCAAGATTCGCCGCTGCAGCCAAGGTACGAGAGGAACGCGCCAGACATGTACATACCGACAATGGCGTATCTGACGTACATAGTTGTCGCAGGACTGGCGCTTGGGACTCAGGAACGTTTTACACCCGAGCAGTTGGGAATATTGGCGAGTTCGGCACTGGCATGGGGTATAATGGAGCTGCTAGTCCACACGATAACTCTTTACGTAATGAACATGGACACGAGTTTAAAAACGCTGGATCTGCTCGCCTACTGCGGTTACAAATATGTTGGGATAAATTTTGCGCTGTTAGTTTCCCTGCCGTTCCAAAGATTCGGCTACTACGTCGTTCTCGCCTACTTCAGCGTATCTCTAGCCTTCTTTTTAGTCAGATCCTTGAAGTTGAGGGTGATTCCTGAAGGCCACAGCTCGTACTCGGCGAGCGGTAACAAAAGGAGACTTTACTTTATTCTCTTCGTAGCTACGATACAACCGGTTCTAATGTGGTGGCTATCATCGCATCTCGTGGCATCGGCTATTGCGTAA
- the LOC124308929 gene encoding protein YIF1B-B isoform X1: MNYNHSGARRGKPKRMLDPSVGLSSPAVASPTLPMAQSPYMYNQQQIPSSNGPQPDYGFNVAEQPPPPYGFTAAPSHQQTYNPNEMRQESFPGPQYATQLLAEPIVTNMAVQYGSALVGSGKQQLEKYVPVTALKYYFAVDTDYVISKLVLLFFPFTHSDWSIKYEQDSPLQPRYERNAPDMYIPTMAYLTYIVVAGLALGTQERFTPEQLGILASSALAWGIMELLVHTITLYVMNMDTSLKTLDLLAYCGYKYVGINFALLVSLPFQRFGYYVVLAYFSVSLAFFLVRSLKLRVIPEGHSSYSASGNKRRLYFILFVATIQPVLMWWLSSHLVASAIA, from the exons ATGAATTACAATCACTCAGGAGCTCGCAGAG GAAAACCGAAACGAATGCTTGACCCGTCGGTCGGTCTTTCTTCGCCAGCAGTCGCTAGCCCGACCCTACCAATGGCGCAAAGTCCTTACATGTACAACCAGCAGCAG ATCCCATCGAGCAACGGACCGCAGCCAGACTATGGTTTTAACGTAGCCGAGCAGCCTCCACCGCCCTATGGATTTACCGCAGCTCCGTCGCATCAGCAGACGTATAACCCCAATGAAATGCGTCAGGAGAGTTTTCCTGGTCCTCAATACGCCACACAGCTACTAGCCGAGCCTATCGTCACCAACATGGCTGTTCAGTACGGTTCTGCCTTGGTTGGTTCAGGGAAACAGCAGCTGGAAAAATACGTCCCTGTTACCGCGTTGAAGTACTATTTCGCCGTCGACACAGACTatgttatttcaaaattggTTCTTCTCTTCTTCCCTTTCACACACTCG GATTGGTCGATTAAGTATGAGCAAGATTCGCCGCTGCAGCCAAGGTACGAGAGGAACGCGCCAGACATGTACATACCGACAATGGCGTATCTGACGTACATAGTTGTCGCAGGACTGGCGCTTGGGACTCAGGAACGTTTTACACCCGAGCAGTTGGGAATATTGGCGAGTTCGGCACTGGCATGGGGTATAATGGAGCTGCTAGTCCACACGATAACTCTTTACGTAATGAACATGGACACGAGTTTAAAAACGCTGGATCTGCTCGCCTACTGCGGTTACAAATATGTTGGGATAAATTTTGCGCTGTTAGTTTCCCTGCCGTTCCAAAGATTCGGCTACTACGTCGTTCTCGCCTACTTCAGCGTATCTCTAGCCTTCTTTTTAGTCAGATCCTTGAAGTTGAGGGTGATTCCTGAAGGCCACAGCTCGTACTCGGCGAGCGGTAACAAAAGGAGACTTTACTTTATTCTCTTCGTAGCTACGATACAACCGGTTCTAATGTGGTGGCTATCATCGCATCTCGTGGCATCGGCTATTGCGTAA